A single window of Nakaseomyces glabratus chromosome G, complete sequence DNA harbors:
- the FMP45 gene encoding Fmp45p (CAGL0G05566g~Ortholog(s) have role in ascospore formation, cellular response to drug, fungal-type cell wall organization), whose product MQYKRFVNAIVCLFIVGAGLLSFFLILSGARDSGTLKNFYWFEADTSGFNDAPDVTRWYNYMYCGYADHETYDCSDKGADKPFSPKDNFGESPNMPRTFIDHRKTYYYLSKVGWAMLLISLFFTVLAIVPIFLSIFKLARPLSITTCVLCWLSWFFITLAACLYTGCYAKAKNAFHHDDRHAKMGAKNFAFLWTTVFLMGVSSIWTMIDAITRRKEKYNKYRTTDVYSDTEVVGAVPPVESQPSSGRTFFRKLRTKKHETPAGVMAEEESHEKVVEGVQT is encoded by the coding sequence ATGCAATACAAAAGATTTGTAAACGCTATTGTGTGTTTGTTTATAGTAGGTGCAGGTCTACTATCTTTCTTCCTAATCCTGTCAGGTGCCCGTGATTCTGGtactttgaagaatttttaCTGGTTCGAAGCTGACACCAGTGGTTTTAATGATGCCCCAGATGTCACAAGATGGTACAACTACATGTACTGTGGTTATGCAGACCATGAGACTTACGACTGTTCCGACAAAGGTGCCGACAAACCATTTTCTCCAAAGGATAACTTCGGTGAATCCCCCAACATGCCAAGAACTTTCATTGACCACAGAAAGACATACTACTACTTGTCTAAGGTCGGCTGGGCTATGTTGTTGATATCCCTTTTCTTCACCGTGTTGGCTATTGTCCCAATATTCCTAAGTATCTTCAAGTTGGCTAGACCATTGAGCATCACAACTTGTGTGTTGTGCTGGCTGTCATGGTTCTTCATTACATTGGCTGCTTGTTTGTACACTGGTTGTTATGCCAAAGCTAAGAATGCATTCCACCACGACGACAGACATGCAAAGATGGGTGCTAAGAACTTTGCTTTCCTATGGACTACTGTTTTCCTAATGGGTGTATCTTCTATTTGGACTATGATCGATGCTATTACTAGAAGAAAGGAGAAGTATAACAAGTACAGAACTACTGACGTCTATTCTGACACCGAAGTGGTCGGTGCTGTACCACCTGTTGAAAGCCAACCATCTTCTGGCCGTACCTTTTTCAGAAAGCTAAGAACTAAGAAACACGAAACTCCAGCTGGTGTGATGGCGGAAGAGGAATCCCATGAAAAGGTGGTTGAAGGTGTCCAAACTTAG